In Cyanobium sp. WAJ14-Wanaka, the following are encoded in one genomic region:
- a CDS encoding type II toxin-antitoxin system RelE/ParE family toxin, giving the protein MRLRVAARDDLEAAARWYEAQELGLGRLFLAEVRLLFQRIRTNPEAYPSSYRGTRRALLRRFPYGVIYLPVPEQGSFVVLAVLHCGRDP; this is encoded by the coding sequence TTGCGGCTTCGTGTAGCAGCCCGTGATGATCTTGAAGCTGCGGCCCGCTGGTACGAAGCCCAGGAACTTGGGCTGGGTCGCTTGTTTCTAGCCGAGGTAAGGCTGCTCTTTCAGCGCATCCGCACTAACCCCGAGGCCTATCCCTCCAGCTACCGCGGAACGCGGCGTGCCCTGTTGCGCCGCTTCCCCTATGGCGTCATCTACCTGCCTGTTCCTGAGCAGGGATCCTTCGTTGTGCTGGCGGTGCTGCACTGTGGGCGTGATCCATAA
- a CDS encoding addiction module protein, whose protein sequence is MTLPLEERLELVQTLWDSIAAEQSGPELTDGDRQLIDQRLEAFLADGDPGLDADAALDAIDRSL, encoded by the coding sequence TTGACACTGCCACTGGAGGAACGGCTCGAGCTGGTCCAGACCCTGTGGGACTCGATCGCTGCTGAGCAGAGCGGCCCTGAGCTCACTGATGGTGATCGACAGCTGATCGATCAACGGCTTGAAGCTTTCCTGGCAGATGGGGATCCAGGTCTCGATGCCGATGCGGCACTTGATGCCATCGACCGGTCGCTCTGA
- a CDS encoding nuclear transport factor 2 family protein yields MSAALTPPFDQDSLRQLFTKPYGTPPPTAEQWRQVYAENVHFEDPTQTRDGVDAYILAQQGLVQRCDDVFLEADAVAIDGDTAFVEWRMGLKIKGIEFIYPGTSRLRIGADGRIVDHRDYFDFVGPTFAPVPLVGSFVRWLYKRFVS; encoded by the coding sequence ATGTCAGCCGCCCTCACCCCGCCCTTCGATCAAGACAGCCTGCGGCAGCTGTTCACCAAGCCCTACGGAACGCCACCGCCCACCGCCGAGCAGTGGCGACAGGTGTATGCCGAGAACGTGCACTTTGAAGACCCCACCCAGACCAGGGATGGCGTCGATGCTTACATCCTTGCCCAGCAGGGCCTGGTGCAACGCTGCGATGACGTGTTCCTTGAAGCCGATGCGGTAGCGATCGACGGCGATACGGCCTTCGTGGAATGGCGCATGGGCCTGAAGATCAAAGGGATCGAATTCATCTACCCAGGCACCAGCCGCCTACGCATCGGTGCCGACGGCCGCATCGTTGACCACCGCGACTACTTCGATTTCGTGGGTCCCACCTTTGCGCCGGTGCCATTGGTGGGCAGCTTCGTGCGCTGGCTATACAAGCGCTTTGTGAGCTGA
- a CDS encoding prohibitin family protein: MQSPLRSAASPEGPGSAFILIIAVVLGLAILLSQTVFIVPAGNVAVVTTLGKVTGLPRNPGANIKAPLVQNTSLFDVRTQVRPEQFSTLTKDLQVIQATATVKYAMKPAEAGRIYETIATDDQQIYPRVIQPSLLKALKSVFSQYELVTIATEWNSISELVQEKVAEELRKFDYVTVQGLDLTGLQIAEEYRAAIEQKQIAEQQLLRAQTEVLIAEQEAKRYETLNTSLDDQVLYKLFLDKWDGQTSVVPALPGSAAGSGNSVIVNGRR; encoded by the coding sequence ATGCAGTCGCCCCTTCGCTCCGCAGCAAGCCCTGAGGGTCCGGGATCGGCCTTCATCCTGATCATCGCCGTGGTGCTGGGGCTTGCGATTCTGCTGAGCCAGACAGTCTTCATTGTTCCGGCCGGCAACGTTGCCGTGGTAACTACGCTCGGCAAGGTGACCGGTCTGCCCCGCAATCCTGGCGCCAATATCAAGGCCCCCTTGGTGCAGAACACCTCGTTGTTTGATGTGCGCACCCAGGTGCGACCCGAGCAGTTTTCCACCCTGACCAAAGACCTGCAGGTGATCCAGGCCACGGCAACGGTGAAGTATGCGATGAAACCGGCAGAAGCCGGGCGCATCTACGAAACGATCGCCACCGACGATCAACAGATCTACCCCCGGGTGATTCAGCCGTCGCTGCTCAAGGCGCTCAAATCCGTTTTTTCGCAGTACGAACTGGTGACAATCGCCACAGAATGGAACTCCATTTCCGAGCTCGTGCAGGAGAAGGTGGCAGAGGAATTGCGTAAATTCGACTATGTGACGGTGCAGGGCCTTGACCTAACTGGCCTGCAGATTGCTGAGGAATATCGCGCCGCGATTGAACAGAAACAGATCGCCGAGCAACAGCTCCTACGGGCCCAAACCGAGGTGCTAATCGCCGAACAGGAGGCCAAGCGCTACGAGACCCTAAATACAAGCCTTGATGACCAGGTGCTCTACAAGCTCTTCCTCGACAAGTGGGATGGCCAGACCTCGGTGGTGCCGGCACTGCCCGGTTCCGCCGCTGGTTCTGGCAATTCGGTGATTGTCAACGGAAGGCGCTAA
- a CDS encoding Dps family protein, whose protein sequence is MTNPAAGISTAPINMPPIDIGIPAEQRQAIAAGLGRLLADSYVLYGKTHGFHWNVTGPMFNTLHLMFMDQYTELWTALDVIAERIRALGCSAPYGGATFAQLASIKETEGVPAAMAMVHELVMGHEAVARTARSLFELVNAADDQPTADLLTQRLQIHEKTAWMLRSLLEG, encoded by the coding sequence ATGACAAACCCTGCAGCCGGGATCAGTACGGCCCCAATCAACATGCCCCCAATCGACATCGGCATTCCCGCCGAGCAACGCCAGGCCATTGCCGCAGGTTTAGGGCGTCTGCTGGCCGATAGCTACGTGCTCTATGGCAAAACCCATGGCTTCCACTGGAACGTCACCGGGCCAATGTTCAACACCCTGCACCTGATGTTCATGGATCAGTACACGGAGCTGTGGACTGCCCTGGATGTGATCGCCGAAAGGATTCGTGCCCTGGGCTGCAGCGCCCCCTACGGCGGAGCCACCTTTGCCCAGCTTGCTTCTATCAAGGAAACCGAGGGTGTGCCGGCTGCGATGGCGATGGTGCATGAGCTGGTGATGGGCCATGAAGCGGTGGCCCGCACGGCCCGCAGCCTGTTTGAGCTGGTCAATGCAGCTGACGACCAACCAACGGCTGACCTGCTGACCCAGCGGTTGCAGATCCACGAAAAGACCGCCTGGATGCTCCGCAGCCTGCTGGAGGGTTAG
- a CDS encoding TolC family protein, which translates to MAGFLKPVGLSGWSWWWPYGLWPEPGRIPRAVRASGLPQVGLLLGAGISGDWLNVPTAGTNQTTNVQASGSASGSFYDWGAVVSLRQPIFDGGLTRESVALARRRAERGEVAIDLARQTITQQVETFYANHQASGAQMKAASAAANAGAEAVRDALLRYRAGVAPITELLVAQRNLQVARSAAAAAIHRWNLSRVGLELETGQVSAKEI; encoded by the coding sequence GTGGCTGGCTTTTTGAAGCCCGTTGGTTTATCGGGATGGTCGTGGTGGTGGCCCTATGGCTTGTGGCCGGAGCCAGGGCGGATTCCGAGGGCAGTAAGGGCCAGTGGCCTGCCCCAGGTGGGTCTGCTGCTGGGGGCAGGTATCAGCGGCGACTGGCTGAACGTGCCAACGGCTGGCACCAATCAGACCACCAATGTCCAAGCAAGCGGTAGCGCCTCCGGCAGCTTCTACGACTGGGGGGCGGTGGTATCCCTAAGGCAGCCCATTTTTGATGGGGGCCTCACCCGGGAGTCGGTGGCCCTGGCCCGCCGTCGGGCGGAGCGGGGCGAGGTGGCGATCGATCTGGCCCGCCAGACCATCACCCAACAGGTTGAAACCTTTTATGCCAACCACCAGGCCTCTGGCGCGCAGATGAAAGCCGCTTCTGCTGCGGCAAATGCTGGTGCGGAAGCTGTGCGCGATGCCCTGCTGCGATATCGAGCCGGTGTGGCGCCCATTACGGAGTTGCTGGTTGCCCAGCGCAACCTGCAGGTGGCCCGCTCCGCTGCGGCCGCGGCGATCCACCGCTGGAACCTGAGCCGGGTGGGCCTTGAGCTGGAAACCGGCCAGGTCAGCGCTAAGGAAATCTGA
- a CDS encoding L-threonylcarbamoyladenylate synthase, protein MSPIPPGRLLEPELLAARLWAGEPALFPTDTLPALGVIPRRAALLWELKGRPAEKPLILMGASLEQLQEALEVPWRREWLAAAELGWPGALTLVLPAHGPVIEALNPGGSSLGVRVPACPQARRLLELSGPLATTSANPSGAEPASSPEEAAALFPQLPLLGPLPWPKATGQASTVIAWMDQSAGPPTGQLDGQIGSWQVLRAGAVLLPGI, encoded by the coding sequence ATGAGCCCCATTCCCCCTGGGCGCCTGCTGGAGCCCGAGCTCCTGGCGGCCCGTTTATGGGCCGGTGAACCCGCCCTATTCCCCACCGACACCCTGCCGGCCCTGGGGGTAATTCCGAGGCGGGCGGCCCTGCTCTGGGAGCTCAAGGGGCGGCCGGCGGAGAAGCCCCTGATCCTGATGGGCGCAAGCCTGGAGCAATTACAGGAGGCCTTGGAGGTTCCCTGGCGTAGGGAGTGGTTGGCTGCGGCCGAGCTGGGCTGGCCAGGGGCCCTCACCCTGGTGCTGCCGGCCCATGGGCCAGTGATTGAGGCCCTTAATCCCGGGGGCTCAAGCCTGGGGGTTCGGGTGCCGGCCTGCCCCCAGGCTCGCCGGTTGCTGGAGCTCAGCGGTCCGCTGGCCACCACCAGCGCCAATCCATCCGGGGCGGAGCCGGCCAGTTCGCCAGAGGAGGCGGCTGCCCTATTCCCCCAGCTGCCCCTTTTGGGGCCCCTGCCTTGGCCCAAGGCAACGGGCCAGGCCAGCACTGTGATTGCCTGGATGGATCAGTCTGCCGGCCCACCCACTGGCCAGCTCGATGGGCAAATTGGCAGTTGGCAGGTGCTGCGCGCTGGTGCTGTACTGCTCCCAGGGATATAG
- the prmC gene encoding peptide chain release factor N(5)-glutamine methyltransferase: protein MAPHQRSEAKPPAGQDLPCGADLLAWRQRQLALGGRAADLDWLIDLGGGLPWTALQSLRLDPSASVRLSQSLDGLEQLWRRHLSTAEPLQYLVGLCPWRDLQLLVAPGVLIPRQETELLVELALAVREGDPPQLWADLGTGSGCIARALAQAWPLSRGLAVELSPGAIAIAQENLRANLQAKQVELLQGSWWEPLRPWWGQLEVVVANPPYIPTAVWADLEPVVREHEPITALDGGADGLEALRAIAVDAKAALAPGGWLFVEHHHDQSTAVQALLADHGLGEVTAHPDLEGTSRFVAVRRPLP from the coding sequence ATGGCCCCCCACCAGCGCAGTGAAGCCAAGCCCCCCGCGGGTCAAGACCTCCCCTGTGGAGCTGATCTGCTCGCCTGGCGCCAGCGCCAATTGGCCCTCGGCGGCCGCGCTGCCGACCTCGATTGGCTGATTGATCTGGGCGGTGGGCTTCCCTGGACTGCGCTGCAATCGCTGCGTCTTGATCCCAGCGCCAGCGTCCGATTGAGCCAGTCGCTCGATGGGCTGGAGCAGCTCTGGCGCCGCCATCTCAGCACCGCTGAGCCCTTGCAGTATTTGGTGGGGTTGTGCCCCTGGCGCGATTTGCAACTGCTGGTGGCCCCGGGGGTGCTGATTCCCCGCCAGGAGACCGAATTGCTGGTGGAGCTGGCCTTGGCCGTGCGGGAAGGTGATCCACCCCAGCTATGGGCCGATCTCGGCACGGGTTCGGGCTGCATTGCCAGGGCCCTGGCCCAGGCCTGGCCGCTCAGTAGGGGGTTGGCGGTGGAGCTAAGCCCTGGGGCGATCGCCATTGCCCAGGAGAATTTGCGGGCCAATCTGCAGGCCAAGCAGGTGGAGCTTTTGCAGGGCAGCTGGTGGGAGCCCCTGCGGCCATGGTGGGGGCAGCTGGAGGTGGTGGTGGCCAATCCCCCCTATATCCCCACCGCTGTATGGGCAGATCTGGAGCCGGTGGTGCGGGAGCACGAACCGATCACGGCCCTTGATGGCGGAGCCGATGGTCTCGAGGCCCTGCGGGCGATTGCGGTTGATGCCAAGGCAGCTTTGGCGCCGGGGGGCTGGCTGTTTGTTGAGCATCACCACGACCAAAGCACCGCGGTGCAAGCCCTTTTGGCTGACCATGGGCTTGGTGAAGTCACCGCCCACCCCGACCTGGAGGGCACCAGCCGCTTTGTTGCTGTCCGGAGACCTTTGCCATGA
- a CDS encoding DNA-processing protein DprA produces MSSLGAAELVAAELDAAGQWKSEQRLWWLLWSGCQGLGSARLALIEARWGDWSGAWRASLAELGELPGFGPSLLQQIASYRQRWGPEPLAKLARSAQVRRVLLPGDRAFPPALHKLERPPLGLYWCGRGSLWPQLARRQAIAVVGTRHPSVPGRSMARALGAALAQAGWPVVSGLAEGIDAAVHEGCLARGGRPVAVLGTPIERVYPRHHGALQRQVSEQGLLVSEQAPGAAVRAGNFAARNRLQVALAAGVVLVECPMQSGALLSAELAWRQDLPLWIVPADPGKVSAAGSNRLLARAGSVLLDPADLVHQLGPGPLLAANSELAPKPELAANSLPNPGAHRALLAAVGQGASLEGLCAALKEPPAELSTRLLQLELGGLLKAEPGLWWRPI; encoded by the coding sequence TTGTCTTCTCTGGGAGCAGCTGAGCTAGTCGCAGCTGAGCTAGACGCGGCTGGGCAGTGGAAATCCGAGCAGCGGCTTTGGTGGCTCCTATGGAGCGGTTGCCAGGGGCTTGGCTCGGCGCGGTTGGCGCTGATCGAAGCCCGCTGGGGTGATTGGTCTGGGGCCTGGCGGGCGAGCCTGGCTGAGCTGGGCGAGTTGCCCGGTTTTGGTCCCAGCCTGCTGCAGCAAATCGCCAGCTATCGGCAGCGTTGGGGCCCCGAGCCCCTGGCCAAGTTGGCCCGATCCGCCCAGGTGCGCCGGGTGCTGCTGCCCGGTGATCGGGCTTTCCCGCCAGCCCTGCACAAGCTGGAGCGCCCACCCCTGGGGCTCTATTGGTGCGGACGGGGTTCGCTCTGGCCCCAGCTAGCTCGCCGACAGGCGATTGCGGTGGTGGGCACCCGCCATCCTTCCGTGCCAGGGCGCTCCATGGCCAGGGCCCTGGGGGCTGCCCTTGCCCAGGCGGGTTGGCCCGTGGTCAGTGGTTTGGCTGAAGGCATTGATGCGGCAGTCCACGAGGGCTGCCTGGCCCGCGGTGGCAGGCCGGTGGCGGTGTTGGGTACTCCGATAGAGCGGGTCTATCCGCGCCACCACGGCGCCCTGCAGCGCCAGGTTTCGGAGCAGGGGTTGTTGGTGAGTGAGCAGGCCCCGGGGGCGGCCGTTAGGGCCGGCAATTTTGCTGCCCGCAATCGGCTCCAGGTGGCCCTTGCTGCCGGCGTGGTCTTGGTTGAATGCCCAATGCAAAGCGGGGCCCTGCTCTCCGCAGAATTGGCCTGGCGCCAAGACCTACCCCTCTGGATCGTGCCGGCCGACCCCGGCAAGGTCTCGGCGGCCGGCAGCAACCGCCTACTGGCTCGGGCCGGCAGTGTGTTGTTGGATCCGGCCGATCTGGTGCATCAGTTGGGTCCAGGCCCCTTGCTGGCAGCCAATTCGGAGTTGGCCCCCAAGCCGGAGTTGGCAGCCAATTCCCTCCCAAACCCAGGGGCCCACCGGGCCCTGCTGGCTGCCGTGGGCCAGGGGGCCTCCCTTGAGGGGCTTTGTGCAGCCCTAAAGGAACCCCCTGCCGAGCTGTCCACCCGCTTGCTGCAACTGGAGTTGGGCGGCTTGCTCAAGGCCGAGCCGGGCCTCTGGTGGCGGCCCATTTAG
- a CDS encoding acyl-CoA thioesterase — translation MDISGINPQPRPWLLERRVLPQHTDHAGVMWHGAYLAWLEEARVEALAAVGLAYADLSGRGLELPVVHLAVDYKQALLHGDRVQLCSEVLPRKGVKLPWRSWFVGPDGVLAAEARVELVLVDLTAGPGQRKLLRRLPADLAAAIGALERGPQ, via the coding sequence ATGGATATTTCGGGGATTAATCCCCAGCCCAGGCCGTGGCTTTTGGAGCGCCGGGTGTTGCCCCAGCACACCGACCATGCCGGCGTGATGTGGCATGGCGCCTACCTGGCCTGGCTCGAGGAGGCCCGGGTGGAGGCCCTGGCGGCGGTGGGCCTGGCCTACGCCGATCTCTCAGGCCGGGGTTTGGAGTTGCCTGTAGTGCACCTGGCCGTGGATTACAAGCAGGCCTTGCTCCATGGCGATCGGGTGCAGCTTTGCAGTGAGGTGTTGCCGCGCAAGGGGGTGAAATTGCCCTGGCGCAGTTGGTTTGTGGGGCCCGATGGGGTGCTGGCGGCGGAGGCCCGGGTGGAGCTAGTGCTGGTGGACCTAACTGCCGGGCCAGGCCAGCGCAAATTGTTGCGCCGGCTGCCCGCCGATCTGGCCGCAGCGATAGGGGCCCTAGAGCGGGGCCCGCAGTAA
- a CDS encoding universal stress protein, with the protein MFRNVLITDSNKGHVEEMVRMLREIPVVRQARFNLLHVVPEQVGESFAEHSQKAAGLAAETVARLGLSPNEVNTIIRQGDTKQTVLKVADELNSDLIVIGSRGLSRLQAILSNSTSQYVFQLSTRPMLLVRDDLYVRHINRVLVTVDGTGVGDDALKLACELVREIPGGSLIGVHVSRQDITPSRGGKNPADEALSKAVQRARSYGVELKTLHRTGDIGRNVCAAAEEAKADLVVIASQDRRPVVARGLVDIDRLLGSSVSDFIRVHAPAPVLLVREPERS; encoded by the coding sequence TTGTTTCGCAACGTTTTAATCACCGACTCCAATAAGGGCCATGTCGAGGAGATGGTGCGCATGCTGCGTGAGATCCCCGTCGTGCGGCAGGCCCGTTTCAATCTGCTGCACGTGGTGCCCGAGCAGGTCGGCGAAAGCTTTGCCGAGCACTCCCAAAAGGCAGCTGGCCTGGCGGCCGAAACGGTGGCTCGCCTGGGCCTCAGCCCCAACGAGGTCAACACCATCATCCGCCAGGGGGACACCAAGCAAACCGTGCTCAAGGTGGCAGATGAGCTCAATTCCGACCTAATCGTGATTGGCTCCAGGGGCTTAAGCCGCCTCCAAGCAATTCTCAGCAACAGCACCAGCCAATACGTATTTCAGCTCTCCACCCGGCCGATGCTGCTGGTGCGCGACGACCTCTACGTGCGTCACATCAACCGGGTGCTGGTGACCGTAGATGGCACGGGCGTGGGGGACGACGCCCTCAAGTTGGCCTGTGAACTAGTGAGGGAAATTCCCGGCGGCAGCCTGATTGGCGTGCACGTCAGCCGCCAGGACATCACCCCTTCCCGCGGTGGCAAAAACCCTGCCGATGAGGCCCTAAGCAAGGCCGTGCAGAGGGCCCGAAGCTACGGGGTAGAGCTGAAAACCCTTCACCGCACCGGCGACATCGGCCGCAACGTTTGCGCCGCTGCTGAGGAAGCCAAGGCAGATCTGGTGGTGATCGCATCCCAGGACCGCCGCCCAGTGGTGGCAAGGGGGCTGGTAGACATCGATCGCCTGCTGGGCAGCTCCGTAAGCGATTTCATCCGGGTCCATGCCCCTGCCCCAGTGCTGCTGGTGCGCGAACCGGAACGCAGTTAG
- the psbM gene encoding photosystem II reaction center protein PsbM — translation METNDLGFVASLMFVLVPAVFLIVLYIQTNSRQGG, via the coding sequence ATGGAAACCAACGACCTCGGCTTTGTTGCCAGCCTCATGTTCGTGTTGGTTCCGGCCGTGTTTTTGATCGTGCTTTATATCCAAACCAACAGCCGCCAGGGCGGCTGA
- a CDS encoding 2Fe-2S iron-sulfur cluster-binding protein codes for MPVIRFVREERDVECYPGENLREVALREGIELYGLKGKLGNCGGCGQCITCFVEVPEAISEMALTGRTTVEEKKLRGRPQNWRLACQALVQQSVLVLTRPQVGLADKENAMAAAMAQPLPEGPTAWPAPPEPIEEEGLEEEGLEEEPTATSGEAD; via the coding sequence ATGCCGGTAATTCGATTTGTACGGGAAGAGCGTGATGTGGAGTGCTATCCGGGCGAAAACCTGCGCGAGGTGGCCCTACGTGAGGGCATCGAGCTCTACGGCCTAAAGGGAAAGCTGGGAAATTGCGGTGGCTGCGGCCAATGCATCACCTGTTTTGTGGAGGTGCCAGAGGCCATATCTGAGATGGCTCTCACTGGTCGCACCACGGTTGAGGAGAAGAAGTTGCGGGGGCGTCCCCAGAATTGGCGCCTGGCCTGCCAGGCCCTGGTGCAGCAATCGGTGCTGGTGCTCACCAGGCCCCAGGTGGGCTTGGCTGACAAGGAAAACGCGATGGCAGCCGCCATGGCCCAGCCCCTGCCCGAGGGGCCCACGGCCTGGCCTGCTCCGCCGGAGCCAATCGAAGAGGAGGGGCTGGAGGAGGAGGGGCTGGAAGAGGAGCCAACCGCAACGAGCGGTGAAGCGGACTGA